The window ATTCGGAGACGATGTATTAGAGACAGCCATTTTAGATCATCCATTAATCCACGCCATTGCCTTTAATATCAAAAGCGATTCTTACCGCCTCCAAGAAAAAAAGCAGGCCTTTATCCTGCCTAGTTATTGAACTAAACGTTCAAAATGTAGAATTTCAATTCGTTAAAATTCGAGAATTTTCAATCGATGTTGACATTTTTAAAATATTTTTGCCAAAATGTGTATAGAAAATGGTGGTGCTCCACTTCATTCTTTGCGCGGTCAGCATCAATGGAAATAACAAAGAAATATGCAAATTTGTTTGTTAAAGATATTCAAGATAATCATCAAAAGTATTCTCCCGTGAATAACTCATAAGGATTGTTGGAAAATGGAAATAATCAGACGGGTGAAGTTTGAGAATTATTTTATACTGGAAAAAAGGGCAACAAAATTTTTAAAAGATAAAAAATTTGATAGCCAAACTATATGTAATGGTGATAAAATGAACGTATATATAGAAGGGAGGAAATTTAC of the Bacillus smithii genome contains:
- a CDS encoding ATP-binding protein — protein: MVGAPHSPPTGALIRRRLKWGKVFGDDVLETAILDHPLIHAIAFNIKSDSYRLQEKKQAFILPSY